One Cicer arietinum cultivar CDC Frontier isolate Library 1 chromosome 8, Cicar.CDCFrontier_v2.0, whole genome shotgun sequence DNA segment encodes these proteins:
- the LOC101509692 gene encoding kinesin-like protein KIN-14I, whose amino-acid sequence MLANKMIIDMPPSGAQSVRTNRSSYGSSIGNEGTPLHSHATVSNGDDYDSDGSNFAPPTPTTLSMAIPAELAGAAPLIERFQVEGFLKLMKKQIQSAGKRGFFSKRSVGPQVREKLTIEDMLCFQKDPIPTSLLKLNGDLASRATKLFQLILKYMGVDSSDRGTPLSLEEQVNLVGKLYKQSLKRSELRDELFVQISKQTRNNPERECLIKAWELMYLCASCMPPSKDIGGYLSEYIHTVAHGVAVDSKIRGLALNTLNAMKHSIKAGPRHMIPVPSEIEALLIGKKLTTIVFFLDETFEEIMYDMSTTVADAIEELAGIIKLSTYSSFSLYEFHKVVTSSKSSESGNEEYIGLDENKHIGDLVAEFKAVKDRSKGEILHSKLVFKKKLFRESDEAVTDPMFLQLSYVQLQHDYILGNYPIGRDDASKLSALQILAEIGFIRRPESCAEWNSFLERFLPRQIAMTRARREWELDILSCYHSLEHVTKEEARQQFLHILRALPYGFSVFFNVRRIDDPIGLLPGRIILGINKRGVHFFRPIPKEYLHSAELRDIMQFGSSNTAVFFKMRVAGALHIFQFETKQGEEICVALQTHINDVMLRRYSKTRSSPTGSLDKDISSDFKPPNSELYEKRVQDLTKVVEDSQRNADQLLQKLHEKQKQEDELLQELEGLKESLETSTHSLAEVTNDRDRLRSLCDEKDNELQAKVIEKRSLDAKIAKLNNLVVERTTNKDPIIVNDQVLQKLEDDLKLCRDECMVAEETIKSLTNEKLILTQKLSELEKKNAEEINSLQRKLEQEHKALNTQVHDLERKLNVLKQELVVAESTLSMKDSELVVLKNNLKELEDLREMKEDIDRKNEQTTAILKMQGAQLAEMESLYKEEQVLRKRYFNTIEDMKGKIRVYCRLRPLSDKEIAEKEKDVLTFVDEFTVEHPWKDDKQKQHIYDRVFNCDITQQEVFEDTKYLVQSAVDGYNVCVFAYGQTGSGKTFTIYGSENNPGLTPRATAELFRILRRESNKFSFSLKAYMLELYQDTLVDLLLPKNAKRSKLEIKKDSKGMVAVENVTTVSISTMEELNNIIQRGSERRHTAGTQMNEESSRSHLILSVVIESTNLQSQSAARGKLSFVDLAGSERIKKSGSEGSQLKEAQSINKSLSALGDVISALSSGGQHIPYRNHKLTMLMSDSLGGNAKTLMFVNVSPIESSLDETHNSLMYASRVRSIVNDPSKNISSKEIARLKKLVTYWKEQAGKRGEDDDLEEIQNKRPTKEKNEGHGRFTL is encoded by the exons ATGTTGGCAAACAAAATGATAATTGATATGCCACCATCTGGGGCTCAAAGTGTGAGGACAAATAGATCTTCATATGGTTCTAGCATTGGCAATGAGGGTACTCCTTTACACAGCCATGCTACTGTTAGCAATGGTGATGACTATGACAGCGACGGCTCCAATTTCGCACCACC CACACCAACAACTCTATCAATGGCTATTCCAGCAGAACTCGCTGGAGCTGCACCCTTGATTGAAAGATTCCAG GTGGAaggttttttaaaattgatgaaaAAGCAAATTCAATCTGCTGGAAAGCGAggatttttttctaaaagatcTGTGGGCCCTCAAGTTCGAGAAAAACTTACAATTGAAGACATGCTTTGCTTCCAAAAG GATCCAATACCAACATCATTGCTTAAGCTGAATGGTGATTTGGCAAGCCGTGCAACAAAACTGTTCCAGCTAATTTTGAAATACATGGGTGTTGATTCATCTGATCGTGGAACTCCACTAAGCTTAGAGGAGCAGGTTAATCTCGTAGGTAAACTATACAAGCAAAGTTTGAAGCGTTCAGAACTCCGAGACGAACTTTTTGTCCAGATATCAAAACAAACAAGAAACAATCCAGAGAG GGAATGCTTGATTAAAGCATGGGAGCTAATGTATTTATGCGCGTCGTGCATGCCTCCTAGCAAAGACATTGGAGGATATCTGTCAGAATATATTCATACTGTGGCGCATGGTGTGGCTGTCGATTCTAAGATCCGGGGCCTTGCACTGAATACATTAAATGCTATGAAACACTCTATCAAGGCTGGTCCTAGGCATATGATACCTGTTCCTAGTGAGATTGAAGCTCTGTTGATTGGGAAAAAGCTCACAACTATAGTCTTCTTTCTTGATGAAACATTTGAAGAAATTATGTATGACATGTCAACAACTGTTGCGGATGCTATTGAG GAACTTGCAGGGATCATTAAACTGTCAACATACTCTAGCTTTAGCTTGTATGAATTCCACAAAGTTGTCACAAGCTCCAAATCATCTGAGTCTGGGAATG AGGAGTACATAGGGTTAGATGAGAATAAACATATTGGGGATCTCGTCGCTGAATTTAAGGCAGTAAAAGATCGAAGTAAGGGAGAAATTTTGCACAGCAAACTGGTATTCAAGAAAAAGTTATTTCGTGAATCGGATGAAGCCGTGACAGATCCAATGTTTTTGCAGTTGTCCTATGTACAA TTGCAGCATGATTATATTTTGGGTAATTATCCAATTGGAAGGGATGATGCATCCAAACTTTCTGCATTGCAAATCTTGGCTGAGATTGGATTTATTAGAAGACCTGAATCATGCGC AGAATGGAATTCATTTCTCGAGCGATTTCTTCCTAGGCAAATTGCAATGACTCGAGCTAGGCGGGAATGGGAGTTGGACATTCTTTCTTGCTATCATTCATTG GAGCATGTCACGAAAGAAGAAGCAAGACAACAATTTCTGCATATATTAAGAGCACTTCCGTATGGATTTTCTGTATTTTTCAATGTTCGCAGAATCGATGATCCTATTGGACTCCTACCTGGACGAATAATATTAGGAATTAACAAGAGAGGG GTTCATTTTTTTCGTCCGATTCCCAAGGAATATTTGCACTCAGCTGAATTGAGAGACATAATGCAATTTGGAAGCAGTAATACTgctgtattttttaaaatgcgAGTTGCAGGAGCTCTTCACATATTCCAGTTCGAAACCAAACAG gGAGAAGAAATTTGTGTAGCTCTCCAGACACATATAAATGATGTAATGCTGCGCCGATATTCCAAAACACGATCTTCTCCTACCGGTTCTTTGGATAAAGACATTTCTAGTGATTTCAAGCCTCCAAATTCAGAATTGTACGAGAAACGTGTTCAAGATTTAACAAAAGTTGTTGAAGATTCTCAAAGGAATGCTGATCAA TTGCTGCAAAAATTGCATGAGAAGCAAAAACAAGAGGATGAATTGCTTCAAGAATTAGAAGGCTTGAAAGAATCTTTAGAAACTTCCACGCACAGTCTTGCAGAAGTTACAAACGACCGTGATAGGCTTAGATCGCTATGTGATGAAAAGGATAATGAACTTCAG GCTAAAGTTATAGAGAAAAGGAGCTTGGACGCAAAGATAGCGAAGTTAAATAACCTGGTAGTAGAGAGGACTACCAATAAGGACCCCATTATAGTAAATGACCAA GTGTTGCAAAAACTTGAAGATGACTTGAAACTTTGTAGAGATGAGTGTATGGTAGCTGAAGAGACCATCAAAAGCTTGACAAATGAGAAGTTGATTTTGACACAAAAGCTATCTGAGCTTGAGAAGAAGAATGCTGAAGAG ATTAATTCTCTTCAACGGAAACTCGAGCAAGAACACAAAGCTTTGAACACTCAAGTGCATGACCTGGAAAGAAAACTAAATGTGCTTAAACAAGAATTGGTTGTGGCCGAGTCTACACTTTCGATGAAGGACTCTGAATTGGTTGTGTTGAAGAACAACTTAAAAGAACTAGAAGATTTGAGAGAAATGAAAGAG GACATTGACAGAAAGAATGAACAAACAACTGCCATATTGAAGATGCAAGGAGCTCAACTAGCTGAAATGGAATCTCTTTATAAGGAAGAGCAAGTTCTCAGAAAGCGATATTTCAATACCATAGAAG ATATGAAAGGCAAAATAAGAGTTTACTGTCGACTAAGACCTCTCAGCGACAAAGAAATTGCCGAGAAAGAAAAAGATGTTCTTACTTTTGTAGACGAGTTTACTGTCGAGCATCCATGGAAAGATGATAAACAAAAACAACACATATATGATCGTGTGTTTAATTGCGACATCACTCAACAAGAAGTATTTGAGGATACAAAG TACTTGGTGCAATCTGCTGTAGACGGTTATAATGTTTGCGTATTTGCTTATGGTCAAACCGGCTCTGGAAAGACGTTTACAATCTACGGATCTGAAAACAATCCCGGACTTACTCCACGTGCTACTGCAGAACTTTTTAGAATTTTAAGGAGAGAAAGTAACAAGTTTTCTTTTTCCTTGAAG GCTTACATGTTGGAATTATATCAAGATACACTTGTAGATCTTTTGTTACCTAAGAATGCAAAGCGATCGAAATTGGAGATTAAGAAGGATTCAAAG GGAATGGTAGCGGTCGAAAACGTAACAACTGTGTCAATTTCTACAATGGAGGAATtgaataatataatacaaaGAGGTTCTGAACGGCGACATACAGCAGGGACACAAATGAATGAAGAAAGCTCAAGATCTCATCTTATACTATCAGTTGTAATTGAAAGCACAAACCTTCAAAGTCAGTCGGCCGCAAGAGGAAAG CTGAGTTTTGTGGATCTTGCTGGGTCAGAAAGGATTAAAAAGTCAGGTTCTGAGGGTAGTCAACTGAAAGAAGCTCAAAGTATAAACAAATCATTATCAGCACTTGGAGATGTTATTAGTGCTTTATCTTCTGGTGGTCAACACATACCTTATAGAAATCACAAGTTAACTATGTTGATGAGTGATTCACTAGGAGGCAATGCCAAAACTCTCATGTTTGTTAATGTTTCTCCAATAGAATCAAGCTTGGATGAGACACATAACTCTCTCAT GTATGCATCACGGGTGAGGTCGATTGTGAACGATCCGAGCAAAAATATTTCTTCGAAAGAGATAGCTCGACTGAAGAAATTAGTCACATACTGGAAAGAGCAAGCAGGTAAGAGAGGGGAGGATGATGATTTAgaagaaattcaaaataaacGACCGACTAAAGAGAAGAACGAAGGCCATGGCCGCTTCACATTGTAG
- the LOC101510013 gene encoding large ribosomal subunit protein uL4 yields MASAAARPLVTVQSLEGDIATDASTTLPIPDVFRASIRPDIVNFVHSNISKNSRQPYAVSRSAGHQTSAESWGTGRAVSRIPRVPGGGTHRAGQGAFGNMCRGGRMFAPTKIWRRWHRKINVNQKRYAVVSAIAASAIPSLVLARGHRIETVPELPLVVGDFPEGVEKTKEAIKVLKQIGAYADAEKAKDSHGIRPGKGKMRNRRYISRKGPLIVYGTEGAKAVKAFRNIPGVEITNVERLNVLKLAPGGHLGRFVVWTKSAFEKLDSIYGSFDKTSDKKKGYVLPRAKMVNSDLTRIINSDEVQSVVRPIKKDVKRATLKKNPLKNLNVMLRLNPYAKTAKRMALLAEAERVKAKKEKLDKKRKTVSKEQASVIKAAGKAWYNTMVSDSDYTEFDNFTKWLGVSQ; encoded by the exons ATGGCCTCCGCAGCTGCTCGTCCTCTTGTCACCGTTCAATCTCTCGAAGGAGACATTGCTACCGATGCCTCAACAACCCTCCCAATTCCCGATGTCTTCCGTGCTTCCATCCGTCCCGATATCGTCAACTTCGTCCATTCCAACATCTCCAAAAACAGCCGTCAACCTTACGCCGTCAGCCGCAGTGCAGGTCATCAAACCTCCGCTGAATCATGGGGAACCGGTCGTGCCGTTTCTCGTATCCCTCGTGTTCCCGGTGGTGGTACTCACCGTGCCGGACAGGGAGCCTTCGGAAACATGTGTCGCGGCGGAAGAATGTTCGCTCCAACCAAGATCTGGCGCCGCTGGCACCGTAAGATCAACGTTAACCAAAAACGTTATGCTGTCGTATCCGCCATCGCCGCCTCTGCCATCCCCTCACTCGTCCTTGCCCGTGGTCACCGGATCGAGACTGTCCCTGAGCTTCCACTCGTCGTCGGTGATTTCCCCGAAGGAGTTGAGAAAACAAAGGAAGCTATCAAAGTTCTGAAGCAGATCGGAGCTTATGCCGATGCCGAGAAGGCAAAGGACAGCCACGGCATTCGTCCCGGAAAGGGAAAAATGCGCAACCGTCGCTATATCTCTCGCAAGGGTCCTCTCATTGTTTACGGCACCGAAGGAGCTAAAGCTGTGAAAGCTTTCAGGAACATTCCTGGTGTTGAAATCACTAATGTTGAAAGGTTGAATGTTTTGAAGCTTGCACCTGGTGGACACTTGGGTAGGTTTGTTGTTTGGACAAAATCTGCATTTGAGAAATTGGATTCCATTTATGGGTCATTTGACAAGACTTCTGATAAGAAGAAAGGGTATGTTCTACCTAGGGCTAAGATGGTGAACTCTGATTTGACTAGAATTATTAATTCTGATGAAGTTCAATCTGTTGTGAGGCCTATTAAGAAGGATGTTAAGCGTGCTACTCTTAAGAAGAATCCTCTTAAGAATCTTAATGTTATGCTCAGGCTTAACCCTTATGCTAAGACTGCTAAGAGGATGGCTCTTCTTGCTGAAGCTGAACGTGTTAAGGCTAAGAAGGAGAAGCTTGACAAGAAGAGGAAGACTGTCTCTAAG GAGCAAGCTTCTGTCATCAAGGCTGCTGGAAAAGCATGGTATAACACCATGGTCTCCGATTCTGATTATACCGAATTTGACAACTTCACTAAGTGGTTGGGGGTTTCACAGTGA
- the LOC101509371 gene encoding probable L-type lectin-domain containing receptor kinase S.5: MLPRRRRHKSDMPYLTAVIGILFFFPAATSQAQILKTETHFFGPFNSTNAIYFDVIPSASINLGALQVTPDSAGSSSVVPLTNNSGRIFFKTPFKLWDDSSSGAGKLASFNTSFLINVFRVNNGTPGEGLAFVIAPSLSIPLNSSGGYLGLTNASTDGNVTNRFVAVELDTVKQDFDPDNNHIGLDINGVRSTVKNPLNFEIAPNGTQFYVLWIEYNGDRKLIEVYMETQSSPDLPIVKKPAKPVLSSSLDLKNVVNQKSYFGFSASTGNTVELNCVLRWNISIEVFDEGKNGNSLTIGLGVGIPVLVLILACVGGFGYCYYMKRKESENGSNSQILGTLKSLPGTPREFKYEELKKATNNFDEKFKLGQGGYGVVYRGILAKVKVEVAVKMFSRDKMKSTDDFLAELTIINRLRHKHLVKLQGWCHKNGVLLLVYDYMPNGSLDNHIFCEEGTSTTPLSWHLRYKILSGVASALNYLHNEYDQTVVHRDLKASNIMLDSDFNARLGDFGLARALENEKTSYAELEGVQGTMGYIAPECFHTGKASRESDVYGLGAVLLEVVCGQRPWTKIEGYQFLVDWVWYLHREGRLLEAVDPRVGNEYVVEEAERILKLGLICSHPIASERPKMQTIVQIISGSVNVPDVPPFKPAFMWPSVDLASLASTDYTGTNTSGFTPINSNTQTSMRVEFSDTSSLV; encoded by the exons ATGCTACCTCGCCGCCGCCGCCACAAATCCGACATGCCTTACCTCACCGCCGTCATCGGCATTCTTTTCTTCTTCCCGGCGGCAACCTCACAAGCTCAAATCCTCAAAACAGAAACTCACTTTTTCGGACCCTTCAACTCTACCAACGCCATCTATTTCGACGTTATACCCTCCGCATCGATTAACCTGGGCGCCCTTCAAGTTACGCCGGACAGCGCCGGAAGTTCATCAGTAGTCCCTCTCACCAACAACTCCGGCAGAATCTTTTTCAAAACCCCCTTCAAACTCTGGGACGATTCCTCCTCCGGCGCCGGAAAACTCGCCTCCTTCAACACCTCCTTCCTCATCAACGTCTTTCGTGTCAACAACGGAACACCCGGCGAAGGTCTCGCTTTCGTCATTGCACCTTCTCTCTCCATTCCTCTCAACAGCTCCGGCGGTTACCTTGGTTTAACAAACGCATCCACTGACGGTAACGTAACTAACCGTTTCGTCGCCGTTGAACTTGACACCGTCAAACAGGATTTCGACCCTGACAACAACCACATCGGACTCGATATAAACGGCGTCCGTTCCACCGTTAAAAATCCTCTTAACTTCGAAATCGCTCCAAACGGCACTCAGTTTTACGTTTTATGGATTGAATATAACGGTGACCGGAAACTTATTGAAGTCTACATGGAAACACAGTCTTCACCCGATTTACCTATAGTAAAAAAACCGGCTAAACCGGTTTTAAGTTCGAGTCTTGATCTAAAAAATGTAGTGAATCAAAAATCTTATTTCGGATTTTCCGCTTCAACGGGAAACACGGTTGAGTTAAACTGTGTATTAAGATGGAATATTTCAATCGAGGTTTTTGACGAGGGTAAAAATGGAAATTCATTGACAATTGGTTTAGGTGTTGGGATTCCTGTTTTGGTTTTGATTTTAGCTTGTGTTGGTGGATTTGGATATTGTTATTACATGAAAAGGAAGGAGAGTGAAAATGGTTCTAATTCTCAGATATTGGGGACATTGAAGAGTCTACCGGGAACACCGAGAGAGTTTAAATATGAAGAATTGAAGAAAGCTACgaataattttgatgaaaagttTAAACTTGGACAAGGTGGATACGGTGTCGTTTATAGAGGAATATTGGCGAAAGTGAAGGTGGAAGTTGCGGTTAAGATGTTTTCAAGGGATAAGATGAAAAGTACTGATGATTTTTTGGCTGAGCTTACTATTATCAACCGTCTTCGTCATAAACATCTTGTTAAGTTACAAg GATGGTGTCACAAAAACGGAGTATTGCTCTTAGTATACGACTACATGCCGAACGGAAGCTTAGATAACCACATATTTTGTGAGGAAGGAACAAGCACAACCCCTCTAAGTTGGCACCTAAGATACAAAATCTTATCAGGTGTAGCTTCTGCATTAAATTACCTACACAATGAATATGATCAAACAGTAGTCCACAGAGACCTTAAAGCCAGCAACATAATGCTGGACTCAGATTTCAACGCACGTTTAGGTGACTTTGGCTTAGCACGTGCActagaaaatgaaaaaacatCCTATGCAGAACTTGAAGGAGTACAAGGAACAATGGGATACATAGCACCAGAATGTTTCCACACAGGAAAAGCCTCAAGAGAATCAGATGTTTATGGACTTGGAGCTGTGTTACTAGAAGTTGTGTGTGGTCAAAGACCATGGACTAAAATTGAAGGCTATCAATTTTTAGTTGATTGGGTTTGGTATTTGCATCGCGAAGGAAGGTTATTAGAAGCGGTGGATCCAAGAGTTGGGAATGAGTATGTGGTTGAAGAGGCAGAGAGGATATTGAAATTGGGTTTGATTTGTTCTCACCCTATTGCAAGTGAGAGACCTAAAATGCAGACAATTGTTCAGATCATATCTGGGTCAGTGAATGTGCCGGACGTGCCGCCTTTTAAGCCTGCTTTTATGTGGCCATCTGTGGACTTAGCTAGTCTTGCAAGTACTGATTATACAGGAACAAATACTAGTGGCTTCACACCAATCAATAGTAACACACAAACTTCTATGCGTGTTGAATTCTCAGATACTAGCTCTCTTGTCTAA